Sequence from the Crassostrea angulata isolate pt1a10 chromosome 9, ASM2561291v2, whole genome shotgun sequence genome:
TTGATTGGTTGTATATAGATTagcaattttattcaaaatttcagTTGTCAGGGACTTATTCATAACCGATTCCAGCTTGCGGCGGTCTTCTGTGACCAGACTTAAGTAACTTCCATATGGAAGATACTGAGTACTGAAGGACTCCAGGTGAGCATTGCAGGCCAGGGATCTCTCTGCACAATAAGTGTGAGATCCACTGAAGCATGTCACAATGTTCTTCATAGCCATCAGTGCCCTGGTCACAAAAGCCCCCTCTGCTGGGTACTTCTTTTTAATCCTGACTAGTTCGAGTCTTACTCTCGACCGGATACATGTTGCCAATTTTTGGCGAAAGATGTCTTGATCGTAACCGGCCGGGAGTTTTAAGAACTGTATGGATTTCACTTTTTTCTGAATTGTGCGTAGTCGGTGAACAAAACATTGGAAGTACTTGATaacgatttcattttttttcccaacTTCTCTAACAACCTTGCTGATTTGAGAGCTTGCATCACTAGTTAAGGATTTTATGGATACAATTTTGAGATCATGAATCTTTTGCAAGTTTTTAGTGGTCAGTTTTGATTCACTGGAGGAGATAGACTCATCAGGGTTGTAGGTCAGTGAACATTTGTTGTTCTCATGGGTgcacatgtttatttttgaacacAGTTTGCTCGCAGTGGCCATTGCAATTGGGAGGTTAAGACCAGTTGTCTTCTCAATCACCGGACAGAATGATTGCGTGCCGGCTTCGTACCCAGTTTGGTTACGGTTGTTGAAGCACGTGTCCGTTTCGACATCAATGTTGTTTCCCTCTCCGATGAAGGTTGCCACTTGGCCGGCAAACTTCTGATTCTCAACCATGGATTTTTCATTTAGTTCTATCATTTTTTCACATTGcttattgattttgttgttgattatAGTTAAACTGGGAGCACGAATATCAAGACAAGCCATTAACATCTGAACGTCAGTTCCTCCCATTTTGGATTTAACGGTGGCCATAGAGAGGCCTTCATTTAAGCAGCCTGCGGCGGGACCTCTTTTGTTGCTTGTACACTCGGTGTACAGTTTATGCACACCGGTATCAAAACCACAGTTTGTGCAGCTCGCCTGCAGACATACACACAATCCTTTTCGCTTAGCAATTGCCACATTGAAACTGTCTTGTCGCCTGCAGTTATGGCTAATGCTTGATTTAATGAATTCTTTTAACTTACAGAAgttaacaattatattttctgaTGAATTGTCTAACGGTTCATCCTCTTTTCTTTCATGTTTAGGTCTTAGCTTTCCTGGAAGGGTATTTGGAGGACCCTCATACTTTAGAATTGAAGCGTCATAGATTGCTTTCTCCGGACGACACACAGGGATATTGACAGAGGTGGACTCTGTGCAAGGAACACTGCTGATAGGCTGCTGATCCTTATTCCAAGGTAGGTGTCCCTTTAGAAATGTAGTCTTGcgtgttttcttctttttgccTTGCCTGTGTCTATCAGTTCTAGGCATGTTGAAAATCATTTAACAGCATAGTCCCTCATTCATGATTGTTTACATtgtgatgatacatgtatgtgattatgacgtcatgtatATTGTGACATCATCAATGCATTTGCATTGTTGACGTCATAGCATgtcatcaatcaatcaatcaatcaatcaatatatatatatatatatatatatatatatatatatatatatatatgtatatgtatatgtacatgtatatacatgtatgtgtatgtgtatatacatgtatgtgtgtgaTGACACTCTATGGACATTTGAGGCATTCTTTTATTTCAACACAATTTCACATAGAATCATCACTCATGTGTTCATAATTCAACAAATGTAAATCTAAAACAACAGAATGTGTAGTTGGAGGaattatttaatatgtactGAAGCATGTCATCAATATTCACACATGCAGTTCAATTCACGGTGTTCTTTTTATTAGATAAAATGAGATAATGTGAGTTGATGGTCAGTTCTGAATTCTTGACTGTTCAGTCTTGTTTGTTGGGTCAGTCAATGTCTTGGACATGTCGTACTAAAATACCAATTTCTCGGCCATTTCTTGACTATATTGAATGCTGcatacaccaaaatgtttgtaatttgtAGTTCCAAATGTGGATGAATGGCATGCTGAGTGACATAGTCCATTAAAATTTCTTGAGAACAACACAGATTTTGGTGCATATGTAAAAACTCTGTGATGCAAGCTCTCACATTGATTGGTTGTATATAGATTagcaattttattcaaaatttcagTTGTCAGGGACTTATTCATAACCGATTCCAGCTTGCGGCGGTCTTCTGTGACCAGACTTAAGTAACTTCCATATGGAAGATACTGAGTACTGAAGGACTCCAGGTGAGCATTGCAGGCCAGGGATCTCTCTGCACAATAAGTGTGAGATCCACTGAAGCATGTCACAATGTTCTTCATAGCCATCAGTGCCCTGGTCACAAAAGCCCCCTCTGCTGGGTACTTCTTTTTAATCCTGACTAGTTCGAGTCTTACTCTCGACCGGATACATGTTGCCAATTTTTGGCGAAAGATGTCTTGATCGTAACCGGCCGGGAGTTTTAAGAACTGTATGGATTTCACTTTTTTCTGAATTGTGCGTAGTCGGTGAACAAAACATTGGAAGTACTTGATaacgatttcattttttttcccaacTTCTCTAACAACCTTGCTGATTTGAGAGCTTGCATCACTAGTTAAGGATTTTATGGATACAATTTTGAGATCATGAATCTTTTGCAAGTTTTTAGTGGTCAGTTTTGATTCACTGGAGGAGATAGACTCATCAGGGTTGTAGGTCAGTGAACATTTGTTGTTCTCATGGGTgcacatgtttatttttgaacacAGTTTGCTCGCAGTGGCCATTGCAATTGGG
This genomic interval carries:
- the LOC128162495 gene encoding uncharacterized protein LOC128162495, with amino-acid sequence MIFNMPRTDRHRQGKKKKTRKTTFLKGHLPWNKDQQPISSVPCTESTSVNIPVCRPEKAIYDASILKYEGPPNTLPGKLRPKHERKEDEPLDNSSENIIVNFCKLKEFIKSSISHNCRRQDSFNVAIAKRKGLCVCLQASCTNCGFDTGVHKLYTECTSNKRGPAAGCLNEGLSMATVKSKMGGTDVQMLMACLDIRAPSLTIINNKINKQCEKMIELNEKSMVENQKFAGQVATFIGEGNNIDVETDTCFNNRNQTGYEAGTQSFCPVIEKTTGLNLPIAMATASKLCSKINMCTHENNKCSLTYNPDESISSSESKLTTKNLQKIHDLKIVSIKSLTSDASSQISKVVREVGKKNEIVIKYFQCFVHRLRTIQKKVKSIQFLKLPAGYDQDIFRQKLATCIRSRVRLELVRIKKKYPAEGAFVTRALMAMKNIVTCFSGSHTYCAERSLACNAHLESFSTQYLPYGSYLSLVTEDRRKLESVMNKSLTTEILNKIANLYTTNQCESLHHRVFTYAPKSVLFSRNFNGLCHSACHSSTFGTTNYKHFGVCSIQYSQEMAEKLVF
- the LOC128162491 gene encoding uncharacterized protein LOC128162491 — its product is MIFNMPRTDRHRQGKKKKTRKTTFLKGHLPWNKDQQPISSVPCTESTSVNIPVCRPEKAIYDASILKYEGPPNTLPGKLRPKHERKEDEPLDNSSENIIVNFCKLKEFIKSSISHNCRRQDSFNVAIAKRKGLCVCLQASCTNCGFDTGVHKLYTECTSNKRGPAAGCLNEGLSMATVKSKMGGTDVQMLMACLDIRAPSLTIINNKINKQCEKMIELNEKSMVENQKFAGQVATFIGEGNNIDVETDTCFNNRNQTGYEAGTQSFCPVIEKTTGLNLPIAMATASKLCSKINMCTHENNKCSLTYNPDESISSSESKLTTKNLQKIHDLKIVSIKSLTSDASSQISKVVREVGKKNEIVIKYFQCFVHRLRTIQKKVKSIQFLKLPAGYDQDIFRQKLATCIRSRVRLELVRIKKKYPAEGAFVTRALMAMKNIVTCFSGSHTYCAERSLACNAHLESFSTQYLPYGSYLSLVTEDRRKLESVMNKSLTTEILNKIANLYTTNQCESLHHRVFTYAPKSVLFSRNFNGLCHSACHSSTFGTTNYKHFGVCSIQYSQEMAEKLVF